The Apteryx mantelli isolate bAptMan1 chromosome Z, bAptMan1.hap1, whole genome shotgun sequence genome has a segment encoding these proteins:
- the SYT4 gene encoding synaptotagmin-4 produces MAPIAASRQQFDEIPTVVGIFSAFGLVFSVSLFAWICCQRKSSKSNKTPPYKFVHVLKGVDIYPENLNSKKKFGADDKSETKNKSVTPKNSLHLDLEKRDLNGNFPKTTPKNQSSPDLENLSPKHFAERKKDSVSPDSLKSTTSLSSEEKQDKLGTLFFSLEYNFEKKAFVVNIKEARGLPAMDEQSMTSDPYIKMTILPEKKHKVKTRVLRKTLDPAFDETFTFYGIPYSQIQDLTLHFMILSFDRFSRDDVIGEVLIPLAGIELSEGKMLMDREIIKRNVRKSSGRGELLISLCYQSTTNTLTVVVLKARHLPKSDVSGLSDPYVKVNLYHAKKRISKKKTHVKKCTPNAVFNELFVFDIPCEGLDDISIEFLVLDSDRGSRNEVIGRLTLGSSAEGTGGEHWKEICEYPRRQIAKWHMLCDG; encoded by the exons ATGGCTCCGATCGCGGCCAGCCGCCAGCAGTTCG ATGAAATTCCTACAGTGGTTGGGATCTTTAGTGCATTTGGCCTTGTCTTCTCTGTCTCCCTTTTTGCTTGGATCTGCTGCCAGCGTAAATCTTCCAAATCCAATAAGACCCCTCCATATAAGTTTGTCCATGTTCTGAAAGGGGTTGACATTTACCCTGAAAATCTCAACAGTAAGAAGAAGTTTGGAGCAGATGACAAAAGTGAAACAAAGAACAAATCAGTGACGCCAAAGAATTCTCTCCATCTTGACCTGGAGAAGAGAGATCTAAATGGCAACTTCCCCAAAACAACCCCGAAGAACCAGAGCTCTCCAGATCTTGAAAACTTGTCTCCAAAACActttgcagaaagaaagaaagattctgTATCCCCTGATAGTTTAAAATCCACCACATCCCTGtcatctgaagaaaaacaagacaaactaggaactctctttttctccttagagtacaACTTTGAGAAAAAGGCATTTGTAGTGAATATCAAAGAAGCACGTGGGCTGCCAGCAATGGATGAACAGTCAATGACTTCTGATCCCTACATCAAAATGACAATCCTGCCTGAGAAGAAGCACAAGGTGAAAACCAGAGTGCTGAGAAAAACCTTAGATCCAGCTTTTGATGAGACCTTCACATTTTATGGGATCCCCTATAGCCAAATCCAAGACTTAACACTTCACTTTATGATCTTGAGCTTTGACAGGTTTTCCAGAGATGATGTCATTGGAGAAGTCCTCATTCCCCTCGCAGGAATCGAACTGTCAGAAGGAAAGATGCTAATGGACAGAGAGATCATCAAAAGAAATGTTAGG AAATCATCTGGGCGTGGAGAATTACTGATCTCTCTCTGTTATCAGTCTACAACAAACACACTAACCGTGGTTGTTTTAAAAGCCAGGCATCTACCTAAATCTGATGTGTCAGGATTATCAG ATCCTTATGTCAAAGTGAACCTGTACCATGCCAAGAAAAgaatttctaaaaagaaaaccCATGTGAAGAAATGCACCCCCAATGCAGTGTTCAATGAATTGTTTGTCTTTGACATTCCTTGTGAGGGCCTTGATGATATCAGCATTGAATTTTTGGTTTTAGATTCAGATAGGGGGTCAAGGAACGAGGTCATTGGCCGGTTAACCTTGGGATCTTCAGCAGAAGGAACAGGTGGAGAGCACTGGAAGGAAATTTGTGAATATCCTAGGAGACAAATTGCCAAATGGCATATGTTGTGTGATGGTTAG